A region of Lycium barbarum isolate Lr01 chromosome 1, ASM1917538v2, whole genome shotgun sequence DNA encodes the following proteins:
- the LOC132639618 gene encoding protein BOBBER 1-like encodes MAIISDYNEQDNKPPVSAKPFNAVLDPANPLGFLESVFEFLGRESDIFQSDSLVSDVNAVVRMVKEKLDTEERKRKDKVQESTGKPEKKFKEDVPVVKEAKSASEAMEEDKKGPRAPNIGNGLDLDNYSWGQSLQEVNLNIPVPHGTKSRFIVCDIKKNHLTVGLKGQPPIIDGELYRPVKVEDCFWSLEDQKSISVLLTKKDQMDWWKCVVKGEPEVETQKVEPEPSKLSDLDPETRATVEKMMFDQRQKSLGLPTSDETQKQDLLKKFMAQHPNMDFSRAKLS; translated from the exons ATGGCGATAATTTCCGATTACAATGAGCAAGACAACAAACCACCTGTATCAGCAAAGCCATTTAACGCTGTTCTTGATCCTGCAAACCCTCTAGGGTTTCTAGAATCAGTGTTTGAGTTTCTGGGGCGAGAGTCCGATATCTTCCAGAGCGATTCTTTGGTAAGTGATGTCAATGCTGTTGTTCGTATGGTGAAGGAAAAGCTTGATACTGAGGAAAGGAAGAGGAAAGATAAAGTACAAGAATCAACGGGAAAACCCGAAAAGAAGTTTAAGGAAGATGTTCCTGTCGTTAAGGAGGCTAAGAGTGCTAGTGAAGCTATGGAGGAGGACAAGAAGGGTCCTAGAG CTCCCAACATAGGCAATGGCCTTGATCTTGACAACTACTCCTGGGGTCAATCCCTGCAGGAGGTCAATCTTAACATTCCCGTTCCTCATGGAACAAAGTCACGGTTTATTGTTTGCGATATAAAGAAGAACCATCTTACAGTTGGACTAAAGGGTCAGCCTCCGATAATTGAT GGAGAACTCTATCGACCTGTCAAAGTCGAGGATTGTTTCTGGAGCTTAG AGGATCAGAAATCCATATCTGTACTCCTTACCAAAAAGGACCAGATGGATTGGTGGAAATGCGTGGTGAAAGGTGAACCTGAAGTCGAGACCCAGAAAGTTGAACCTGAACCTAGCAAGCTATCGGACTTGGACCCAGAGACTCGAGCTACTGTCGAAAAGATGATG TTTGATCAGCGACAGAAATCATTGGGCCTTCCAACAAGTGATGAAACGCAAAAACAGGATCTCCTAAAGAAATTTATGGCTCAG CATCCAAATATGGACTTCTCAAGGGCGAAGCTATCCTGA